The genomic DNA ctcttccttacTCAGAATATACACCTGAAACAAAAGACACACATgagtaagcacacacacacacacacacacgcgcgcgcgcacacacagacacatgcgtgcacgcacacacgcgtgcaTGAACTCTGGGTCATTAGAGAATGATCTGGCTGATCTCCGATTAAAACTGATCTTTGGTCATTACAACTGTTTTCAAAGGTAAATCACTGCTGGCCTGCTAAAAGATTTAAAATTGTCATTATGAGTTCTTGTTCAACACTACTTTAAATATATGTTATAGctataataaatattttgttttctgaCCTGTGCTTGGACTTTCTGGTGAGGTTTGATGGATCCGGGTTTGCACATCACCATCCCTCTCCTCACATCTTCTCTCTTCAGGCCACGAACCAAAGCGCCCAGATTATCTCCTGCTTCTGCCCGGTCAAGGGACTTGTGGAACATCTCAATACCTGAAAGTAGCAGCGTGACCAACAAGGTGTCAACAATATGTATACAAGATTAGAATCATTTGTTTAGGACAGTACTTTAGATCATCATGTAGGTCAAAccattttttccttctctgctctTCCCTCTCACCTGTAATCACAGCCTTGAAGCTGCGATTGTGTCCCACCAATTCAGCCTCGTCTCCTTTTTTGATGAGCCCTCTCTCCAAAGTGCCTGACACCACTGTGCCCCTTCCTGAGAGACACAAATAAAGGCCCTCATTTACATCAAGCAAATTTATATGTATGCAGAAAGGTGGAGACAACACTGCAAAGCAATTCACAATCAGTTCAACAATAATTCAGACCTGCAATGGAATAAACCCCTTCAATGGGGAGAAGGAATGGTTTATCCAGCTCTCTTTTGGGCAGAGGAACATAAGCATCCACAATCTCCAAGAGTTTCAACACTGCATTCATACCAAGCTCAGGCTCTCGATTctgagaaacaacaaagaaaaagcaGGTAGAGCACCTTCACACAGCCAAACTGTAGTTGATAGATTGTAATATGagcttcttcttcacctccagAGCGCAGAGAGCCGAGCCTATTACGACAGGTGTGTTCTCGCCATCATATCCGAACTCCGTGAGCAACTCTCGGATCTCGATTTCCACCAACTCCACCATCTCCTTGTCCTCCACAGCATCAGCCTTGTTAATGAAGACCACCACATGCTCCACACCGATCTGCCTGGCCAGGAGAAGGTGCTCTCTGGTCTGAGGCATCTGACCATCTGTGGCTGCCACCACCAGGATGCAGCCATCCATCTGGGATGTGCCTGTAATCATGTTCTATATAAAGGTAAACAgagttcctttttaaaaaataaatgcaagcTAATATGCATCCTGAGATAATCAAGACTGGAAAGGCTTGTGATCagctaaaataaaatacagtgatccctcgctatatcgcgtttcatctttcacggcttcgctgcttcacggattttttttgcgagtctttcattgcagttctcaaatataatcgaaggtggcatatccgtttataaaaatcttcttgctcagaaaaagaaagagcgccaacaactacccataacaatgttcttctctcggagaaagactcctgcgccttcagtagaaacagacgctacagcggagcggagtcagggcgaagaggcacagctgggactgggaaatacgccagtgacaatgtttccaaccttggattactagattaaaattattgttttaaacaaattttgggctttaaaacaggttttgatttttggtttcattctatagttcagtattgcattgtaaaataatttaaaaaaaaataaagctgactacttcacggatttcacttttcgcgtgttatttttggaacgcaactcccgcgataaacgagggatcactgtacatcaCAGCCTTCCAAACCAGCTGAATGGCAGGTGCTTCTTGAAGGTAAAGTAAATCACCTTGACGTAGTCAGCATGACCAGGGCAGTCTGTGTGAGCATAATGCCTATTGGCTGTGGAGTATTCAACATGAGAAGCATTGATGGTGATTCCTCTGGCCTTTTCTTCAGGGGCGTTATCTATGTCCTCGTACTTTTTATAGTTTGCGCCACCAGCATCAGCAAGCACTGACCAAAAAGATCAAATGTGATGGGGATTAGTGATGTGAATCTTGACCTTTGTTTGAGGATTACAGAACCTGTTTCTACATCAAATCAAGTTTAGTGATTTGAAATCTTTTTCGGCAGATATTCTACCTTTAGTAATGGCTGCAGTCAGCGTTGTCTTGCCATGGTCAACATGGCCAATTGTTCCAATGTTCACATGGGGCTTGTCCCTACTGTATGTCTTCTTTGCCTCTGCAGCAAAGGTCCGGCGACTCAATGGCACAGCACACTACAAATGCCAAAAGTAAAAATTGTTAAAAGATTCAATACATGGAGCTAACCTAATAGGACGTGCATGTTTTGAATACTGACAATCTTAAAGGAGCTGTGCAGCAGGTTTGGTGTGGAAAGCTGAAGGGCTGAAAAGAGGAAAGCAAATTATGACATCCTGAAGTAAAACCTTTGTTTTACTCATACATATCGGTAAATAAATATCAGTTCGGTTGATTTTGGTCTATGGCAGTACGTTACAATGACATTAAAGCAAGTTTAGGGCCGCAAGCAACATCTTTACAAACTACTCAAGAAAAATCTGAAATGTCAATATctcaaatgaaaaacattttagaGACTGTAAAGAAGAACATTGTCTGATTACATCAATCGAATTATGTTGAAGGTTTATAGCCCACCACGAGCATGGTTACGTCTGGTCCCTGTCAGCAGCTGACATTATTAGAAACAAATCATTGCTTTTCGCGTtttaaagaacagaaaaaataCTGACAGCAGTCTAAATCAAGTTCATTTAATCTATTTAAGTCTCACAAGTCTTAGTATATACAGTCGGCATCCTTGTTAGCCGCGACATAAGCTAACGCTTTTGGTAACGTGACCTTGCTCTGCTAGAGACAGAAAGCATCGCGTCTCTACAAATGATGAGGTATAATTTTACGGCCACACTAAACCATTCTAGTTATGGAGAAGACAGAATCGTGCAACATACAACAAAACTCCAATAAATGTGCAGGGTTGTCATGAATTAAATCATTTTACCAGACAAACATGCACGCAAACCCACGAGCGCCGCCATCTTGGATGGTTAGACAAGCCAAAGATGACCGACAAATTAAGAGAGTAAACGGGCACCGAAAACGCTGTGACTGAAAGCAGGGCGTTTGTATTATAACAACTTTAAAATTTGATGAAATTTATGAGATTTGTGTAAATACAACGCTTTTATTATTCTCTTGGTTTTCATGGGGTTAGAAAGGTCAGAATCCATGAAATAAACAGCATAAGCTTATTATGTATAGTGAAGGGTAATCTATTTTCAACGATCCCATCCCTCGGGTCTAATATCAGTCGCGTCATAAAAAACTTgcattaaaactaaaaatacattatattatatgatcgaatatctttttaaaaatccaatatAATTCATATATTTTGGGTGCCGTCCCTCTTTTCGAGGAGGGCGATGCGATATTTTTTTTCGGGGTGTATTTATCTCAGTCTTACTAACACTCTCTGAACATTTTACCGTAAATACAGTAATAGGACGGGTCAATTCTGAATGTTGTGCTTTTCAAAGTCACATGTGCCCCTTATTTCTGTCAGTTCTGTCAGTTTATGAAACTCAAGTTATTTAGTAGTACATAATAAAGTGAAAACGGATTTAATTTCggcagaggaaaaaacaacaacaattttgTTCGTCAATGTGCTTTAGGCTTTACGGTAAAGCATGTCGGCTTGCGTGCCTCTCCTGACGGGAGCTAGCTAGAATGTTCTGGCTAAATCGTGCCGTTCTGTGCATGTGAAGGAGCGATCATTACTTGGGTTTATAAACAGTCATCTTCTCCTTCCATTCAACGTTCTTTTGTAGGTTTCTAAGAAATGTAAGTTGGGGTTAACATTTTGCAAACGAGAATCTAAACTTTTCATTAGAAGTAGTTTGTATGTTTTCATCTCGTATCAAGTGGTTTTATTACTTTGCAGGAAGTTTGAGtagttgatttattttattggtACTTATAGAGCCGTTCCGTCAAATTTAGTAGATACCAATACAtttgattgatttaaaaaaatgacaagttGTATTTGTGATCATAACCTTCAGTTTTCTACTTTACTCATCTCTAAAATGTAGTTGTCCAGGTCTCATTGTTGTCTCTTTTCCAATGTAGACATCATGGCAGAGGAAAACGGACAGAGTAGAAGATATCCCCAGAACCTGCAAGGGCTTCTGCAGCTGGCTGTGGATGCTGGATCAGCTACGGAGGAACCTGCACCTGCTGAACCCATGTCAGAGGAGGTAACGTCAACACTGCTAATAGATTACATTAGTGGCGATTGGGCACAAAGACATTAGCATGATAAaccttgtgtttttccttctgaCAGAGGAAAGCGTGGCTGAGGGAAGCTCTTGCAGATGTTGCTAAGGGGCAGATGGACGAAGTGGAGCAAATGAAGACGTGCTTAGCTGTGTTGAATCAAGAGGGAAAAGGTGAAGGAGAgttggatgaagatgatgatgaagcgaAGGAATCTGCCTTTGAGATGCTGTCGGAATTGTGTGAGAATCTGGACAATGCAAGAGGTttgtaataaaaaataatataagGGTTAATTTATTTTAGCTGGTCTATAGCTCCATTGGACTTCAAGCCTCCTTATTGATGCAGTTGATGTATTGTACACTCAGTCCTGTTTGCCCTTCTCTTACATTTCACAGACCTGATGGTTCTCGGTGGACTGGAACTCTGTGTCTCTCGGTATCTGAGCCATTCTCAAAGTGGTCTGAGGTGGCGTGCTGCAGAGCTTATTGCTTCATGTGCCCAGAACATGCCGCAGCTGCAGACCCACTTACTTGGCATTGGGACATTACCaaaactgctgcagctgacagatTCAGACCCGCACCCCACAGTCAGAGTTAAAGCTCTTTACGCCTTGTCATGTGAGTGTTTAATTCATTTAAAGATGAACAGCAACTTTCCAGTAACAGAAACTCCATTAGGGTCATTCCAAACTGAAGTGTTGATTAACATGACACCATTCTGACATTAGGCCTGGTTCGGGAGCAAGAGGGTGGGCTCCAAGCGTTCCTGTCACACGATGGTTTCTCGGTGCTGATGCGAGGCATGCAGTCGGAGAACGAGAAGCTCAGGACCAAGTCAGCGTTTCTTCTGCTCAACCTGTTGACCTCGCATCCTGAACACAAAGGTAAGCTGTCAGGTGATGTATCGTGCTTAATAAAGTCTGTATTAAACTTGGTTATACCAATCTACCATTTATAAGTTACTTCCCTTCTTGAAAATTACATCTTGTCTCAAAGTCTCAACCACGAATATTGTAGATTATGTTTCTTGCACGAGATCAGACTCGCTGGTGTGTATTTAATAGTGTTTCCTCTTTCTTACAGACACAGTTGTCTCCATGGGTATGGTACAGCAGCTGGTATCTGTTCTTCGCACACCACACTCACAGTTTCACGAGCATGTGGTTGGCACCCTCTGCTGGTAAGGATCCCGGTTTTGCCTCTTTCAGCACATTAATAGACACAACCTCTTCCTGTGTTAATGTTTTTtactctgttgtgtttgtgtagtCTGGTGGAGGACTGCCCGCAGGGTCTGAGAGACTGCAGGGATCCTGCCCTGGGTCTGGAGGAGCTCCTCAAACAGCGCTCTGTAGAGCTCCGTggcaaagaagaaaatgaggtGAGTCTTGATGCTGAGATGCTAAAACTAGTGGCTGTGTGGTGGAGAAACTCACAAGATCCTTTCATAAATCTGGAATATGTCTGAAATACTTGTATGTACTAATACTCTTCATTCTTTTGGTATTAACAAAAGGCTGACAGGCCTGATATGATTTACACCACCCATAATAAAGATGTAAAGAATATACGGTACCTGCAGCTCCTAGGATAATTAGACTGGACTGTATACATTCATGTTGACATTTTTGTAGCCTTTGTAATAAAGTTGAATCCAGATGTATCATTCCTGCAGATCCCCACACAGGCTGCTGTCTTCAATTTATTTAGTAATAAAATCCTTGCTGTcacacaaagaacaaaaaaccaCAACGGTCCTACTGAATGTTGGTTGATGTGATCATTTGAGGTGCCTTGAAAAGGGGTTTATTAAAATTAGCAACACATGCTGTACGGTATGTTTACACGATATAGAAAAAACATGGGGCAATGAAATCCCATGAAACTCCCGGGAGTTTAAAACTCATGTTTCTATTCCCAACAGGAGGAACTGGAATTCTGCAAGCATTTGAGGAGTATGTGTTTCCAAAGACAGCAGTCAGACGACAATGGGATGGATCGctgaaaaagacattttccctTGTTTTGCTCGTATTGTACAGAAaactcatgttcttccttttaTGTCTCATTTATCATAGAATTCTTCAACTTTATGTGATGTCCTTGAGTTAAAGTGTGTTTATTAAACATGTCTCAAGATGGAAATCTGGAAACAGTGGCggcactttatttttttaaatggaacaaATATGATTTATATACAGTACAGAAAATGGCATGTTCTCAAGTAGAAAACAATAGTATTATGATCGATGAAATATTAAATACAAGGAAAACCTGTACCAAATATCAAGTTGTCAACTTTTGTCCACCCTTCTGTCTAACTTCTGTGTTTGAGGATCTCTTAATAAAACTCTACAGGCATTTACAGACAGTTTTAGCAGGTGCGTGGGATTCCCCTGGACATTAGGTAAACATCAGGTATGCTGTTTAGGACGCCTTCCATTTTGAAAAGTCCTCCGTGGTCTCCGTGGCCTTGATATCACCCACAGCTATAAGCAGCTGCGCTAAATAATATGTAACCATGACCACAATGTTGCCTTGCTTCATCGGTGGCATCACCTTGAAAACCTGCAATGCCAGCGACATGTCGGATAACATGAAGAACAAACTCCCCAGCAGCGTCAGAGCACGGCGGGTTCTGACAGCCAATGCCCCCATTAGCGTGATTAAGGCAACGTAGACCCCCACAGCTGGAACCAGAATGTCAGATTCTGGATCTTTCTTCAGGAATGGATAAAGGTATGTGTAGAAGCCCCCTGCTGTCACCAGCAGGATCAGATAGAGAAAACGGCtccaagaggaagaggaataGGCTGCGTAACGACTGGTGAGGAAAGAGAAGGAATACAGCAAGTGGGCCACTGCGAATGCACCCATACCTGAAAGGGAAGTGGACTTTAGAACCGGCACAATGCGATCACTTGAAACTGCCCACCATGGTCAGTCAAGATGGGAAAAAATGGATCTAATAAGTAAAACTCTGTATCAAGCCACATACCGTGCAGAAAAAGCTCTGGCCAAACCAGGCAGCAGTCACCCACAGCGGAGAACACCAGTCCTCCCACCACACCCAGGATGCTCTGGCCCCCGTTCCAGCtcagcaccacagcagccagaaccagcaCGGGTGCTGACTTGGCGCCTGCTAAGGTCATGGATGCTGAGAAATCAGGGGTCAACAGGTAGAGGTACAGTGCTGAGGCCAAAAAGAAcggcaggagagaaaaaaacaaggcGCACGACTGTcgcagagggaagagaagaaacaaacgGACACATTAAAAAAGTTGGTCAACAAAGAgattctttctgtctcttccagGAAAAGAACAGTACCGTATTTCTCTTTTGGCGCCTGTCATAGGCATGTGTATCGAGGATGTCCATTGTCTCAGCACCGTCCTGGTTCCAGCAGATGTCTCCGGATACACCTGTATTCCTGTGGCTTTGCCTCTATCCCTTTACAGCCTGGTGCCCATGCAAATATGGAATGATCCTCAAAGTATTAGTCCTGTTCGGAATCAGCCGCTGTCACTGGACTTTGGACCGATCGTCACCGTGTGATTACGCTCTGATAATCAGTGATCTGCCTGTTTTGAGGCTTTGTGCTGACCTTAAACCTCTGTAGCTGAACTACGTTGGTGACATCAACTTGCAAGGGGCAAAGTTAACTACAGTCAAATGTGATGGTACGTTGTTTGCTCGCTTCATGGGTGAAGTTCAGCAACATCCAACCTACAAATGCTCAAAAAACATATAAACTCctatattttccatttttaccTCACATTTCTCCAAACAAATTTTGTCCAGATCCCAGATCTGTGATTCTGAATCAATATTCATAtcttatatttatatttatggtGAACTGAATTAGATGCAAGTCTGCATCTGATATTAAAAAAGTTTGAATGAAAGAAGAAGAACATTGTGGGTGATACTTCTACACGTGGATGAACTGGAAACAATGATTAACCATGACCTCTCTGATAGGCGTGTGTCGTTTAGAACGAGTCAGCTTTATGAACCTGCCCTATTCAGTTTTTCTATAGCGATTTGCCTGACTTAAAAAATAAGGAGAAATGCCAACATGGGGTCATGAAACTTAGTTTAAAGAGAGGTCAGATGTGTGGCTCTATATAAAGCTCTATTTGGGAGCCGTGCGTAATATTCTGACTCACACAGCACAGCTGTAATTCCGAACGCCACCCTCTTATACTCATTCAAACTTTGTACTTTCCCACAATTCTTTGTGTCTGTATTGAGTCGAGAGGGCACACGGCAGTGGAGGGGTGTAAGATTATCTGGTGAGTAGAGCAATAAAACAGCAAGTGCGGTGCTAAATGGGacacacgcgcgtgtgtgtgttagtgtgtgtgtgtgttgtttggaGTTTATCTTGTGCCAACTCTGCTCCATCCGTCAGCTGAGGACATGGCGACCATCTCTTCCTCCCAGAGGGTTGGAGTTGTGGGATTTGGACATATAGGTGTGAGGAGCTCGCCTTTATTAttccacacaacacacactttctctcacCTGTTGCTATGTCACAACATGTGTACTGACATcgaagtgtgtgtgcatcaggGAAGTACCTCGTGGAGAGGATCCTCAGAGATGGATCAGCTCTGGGCCTAACGTTGGCTTTTGTTTGGAACAGAGATCCGGCCAAGCTGAAAGGTCTAGTTCCAGATGAACTTATTCTGCAGGATTTGTCATCCTTTCCAAGCaggtgcaaaaacacacacacacacacacacacacacacacacacacacacacacacacacacacacacacacacacacacacacacgtttctctGCATTATGAACATGCATGTATGTCCCTTTGTTTGGCAGGAAGTGTGACCTGATTGTAGAGGTATGCCATCCACAGATAGTTAAAGAATTTGGAGCCCTCTTCCTGTCCCACGCTCATTTTATGGTgagatttaaaatttaaaatccCAAATATGCCTCAATGGTGAGGAATCGTGTTGATTCCACACAATTTGACGAAGAAATGCAAAACGAGGTGCAGATGTCTCAAGATATTTGAAGGGCCTGAAGAAATCAAGCCGCTCGTGCTTGAAATTTTCACTAAAGTGACAATAGGTGACAGAGGTGTTGACAGTCTCAACAGCCTGCGTTGTATGTTTTCCATCTCGAAGGTGGGCTCTCCCTCTGCCCTGGCTGATGCCGATTTAAACCAGGGGCTCCGTCAGGCAGCTCACCAGTACAACAGGACACTTTATGTACCCAGCGGTGCATTATGGGGAGGCCAAGACATCCAGAGAATGAATGACAGTGGGAAATTAAAGgtgacagtgcagctctgtaGTCACTAATGATAATAGATCCTTTGTATTGTCAGCGTTCACCTGGATGAGCACGCCTCTGTGTTTCCAGGGTGTCTTTGTAAGAATGTCCAAGCATCCGTCCTGTTTCCGGCTGACAGGAGACGCCCTCTCTGACTGGAAGGAGGGGGAAGGCCGGCGCGTTTTATTCAGCGGGTCTGTGGCAGAGCTGTGCCCACTCGCCCCGAACAACGTGAACaccatggcggcggcggcggtggcagcAGGAGCGTTGGGCTTCAACAGGGTCCGGGGGGAGATCGTGTCAGACACGGCGTGAGTCCTCCACGGATGTCAGAATGATCCGCTGTGACCAATCAGATCCCCTCTCAATCATGTGCACCCCCCCTTCTCGCTGCAGGTTAAGTGACTATcatgtggtggaggtggaggtgacgGGGCCCGATGGCTTCTCGGTAAAAACGGTGAGGAGGAACCCGGCTGCACTTGGGGCCGTCACCGGCAGCGCAACGTACACCTCCTTCTGGGGCAGTGTACAAGGCGAGTCCTGCTTTTGTTGCGCTTTCAATAAAATACAATGTGACAAAACTTTCCATGAAGTCTAACAAGAATCATCACAATTATCGTTTTGTCAGTTTGCAAAGGTCACGGGGGCCGAGTTTACTTGTGCTGAAGCGGGCAGCGAGGACGAGGATG from Takifugu rubripes chromosome 5, fTakRub1.2, whole genome shotgun sequence includes the following:
- the LOC101070424 gene encoding elongation factor Tu, mitochondrial-like, which codes for MAALVGLRACLSALQLSTPNLLHSSFKICAVPLSRRTFAAEAKKTYSRDKPHVNIGTIGHVDHGKTTLTAAITKVLADAGGANYKKYEDIDNAPEEKARGITINASHVEYSTANRHYAHTDCPGHADYVKNMITGTSQMDGCILVVAATDGQMPQTREHLLLARQIGVEHVVVFINKADAVEDKEMVELVEIEIRELLTEFGYDGENTPVVIGSALCALENREPELGMNAVLKLLEIVDAYVPLPKRELDKPFLLPIEGVYSIAGRGTVVSGTLERGLIKKGDEAELVGHNRSFKAVITGIEMFHKSLDRAEAGDNLGALVRGLKREDVRRGMVMCKPGSIKPHQKVQAQVYILSKEEGGRHKPFVTNFMPLMFSLTWDMACRVTLPDGKEMVMPGDDTNLTLTLRQPMVLEKGQRFTLRDGNKTIGTGLVTEILTYTDEDHHNWG
- the hspbp1 gene encoding hsp70-binding protein 1 codes for the protein MAEENGQSRRYPQNLQGLLQLAVDAGSATEEPAPAEPMSEERKAWLREALADVAKGQMDEVEQMKTCLAVLNQEGKGEGELDEDDDEAKESAFEMLSELCENLDNARDLMVLGGLELCVSRYLSHSQSGLRWRAAELIASCAQNMPQLQTHLLGIGTLPKLLQLTDSDPHPTVRVKALYALSCLVREQEGGLQAFLSHDGFSVLMRGMQSENEKLRTKSAFLLLNLLTSHPEHKDTVVSMGMVQQLVSVLRTPHSQFHEHVVGTLCCLVEDCPQGLRDCRDPALGLEELLKQRSVELRGKEENEEELEFCKHLRSMCFQRQQSDDNGMDR
- the tmem86b gene encoding lysoplasmalogenase; this encodes MDILDTHAYDRRQKRNTSCALFFSLLPFFLASALYLYLLTPDFSASMTLAGAKSAPVLVLAAVVLSWNGGQSILGVVGGLVFSAVGDCCLVWPELFLHGMGAFAVAHLLYSFSFLTSRYAAYSSSSWSRFLYLILLVTAGGFYTYLYPFLKKDPESDILVPAVGVYVALITLMGALAVRTRRALTLLGSLFFMLSDMSLALQVFKVMPPMKQGNIVVMVTYYLAQLLIAVGDIKATETTEDFSKWKAS
- the aspdh gene encoding aspartate dehydrogenase domain-containing protein, which produces MATISSSQRVGVVGFGHIGKYLVERILRDGSALGLTLAFVWNRDPAKLKGLVPDELILQDLSSFPSRKCDLIVEVCHPQIVKEFGALFLSHAHFMVGSPSALADADLNQGLRQAAHQYNRTLYVPSGALWGGQDIQRMNDSGKLKGVFVRMSKHPSCFRLTGDALSDWKEGEGRRVLFSGSVAELCPLAPNNVNTMAAAAVAAGALGFNRVRGEIVSDTALSDYHVVEVEVTGPDGFSVKTVRRNPAALGAVTGSATYTSFWGSVQVCKGHGGRVYLC